From the Leptospira biflexa serovar Patoc strain 'Patoc 1 (Paris)' genome, one window contains:
- a CDS encoding VOC family protein, with amino-acid sequence MIIVEGIGHVSIPVSQLDTSIDFYRDIFDFEVETKKATEAILSLDSFRIRLVKAEVSDRSLPILSFVMDVDDFTEAISELEEKNVKIIKGPEGTDSGESLTFADPSQNLIEIFYSN; translated from the coding sequence ATGATTATTGTAGAAGGCATTGGCCACGTCAGTATCCCCGTCTCCCAACTCGACACCTCTATCGATTTTTACCGGGACATTTTTGACTTCGAAGTGGAGACAAAGAAGGCTACTGAGGCAATTCTTTCTCTCGATTCCTTCAGAATTCGTTTGGTGAAAGCAGAAGTTTCTGATCGTTCACTTCCCATCCTAAGTTTTGTCATGGATGTGGATGATTTTACAGAAGCCATAAGCGAATTAGAAGAAAAGAATGTAAAGATCATCAAAGGACCAGAAGGAACCGATTCTGGTGAAAGTTTGACGTTTGCTGATCCTAGTCAAAATTTAATCGAGATCTTTTACTCAAACTAA
- a CDS encoding DUF3347 domain-containing protein — translation MKVFRISLLVLAFFALSCKEEVVPFGPQHQKLVETLLAGNQSVLEQFLKENPNPNWKEFSETIQSLVASDHPKLRSWGEQILTHIPTDPTDLESSYEKISKIQEILIQIRSEVPNQLKYNRFYCPMVDKSWLMTGREVKNPYAPEMRDCGELMQ, via the coding sequence ATGAAAGTATTTCGGATTTCACTCCTTGTTTTAGCCTTTTTCGCCCTCTCTTGTAAGGAGGAGGTCGTACCCTTTGGTCCACAACATCAAAAATTGGTGGAAACTCTGCTCGCGGGCAATCAATCGGTACTCGAACAATTCTTGAAAGAGAATCCAAATCCAAATTGGAAAGAATTTTCAGAAACGATTCAAAGTTTGGTTGCGAGTGACCATCCTAAATTGCGATCGTGGGGGGAACAGATATTGACTCACATCCCGACCGATCCAACCGATTTAGAATCCAGTTATGAAAAAATTTCCAAAATCCAAGAAATATTGATTCAAATCCGATCAGAAGTACCAAATCAATTGAAGTACAATCGGTTTTATTGTCCAATGGTCGATAAATCCTGGTTAATGACGGGAAGAGAAGTAAAAAATCCATACGCTCCCGAAATGAGAGATTGTGGAGAGTTAATGCAATAA
- a CDS encoding MFS transporter, whose translation MSQPLTHPLHTIQKERAIIFILAALQFLHVLDFVIMMPLGPVFMESFNIDAAAFGLLVSSYSISAGVFGLIGALFLDTFDRKLSLLVLFFGFSFGTFLCAFANSYVFLLIARVIAGGFGGMIGATVLSIIGDIIPVFRRGTATGVVMGSFSVASVVGVPFGLELAERFGWHFPFLSLGIAGFLILPLGYKLLPSIRYHLDSDIKVKQSQVKSLLLVLKKKEHFPPFIFMVFLMFGGFTVIPFLSPFLVSNVGLSTKQIPYIYFFGGLVTFFTSRYIGKLADRFGKFIIYQIVTVLAIIPVILVVTMTKTALPMILVITTIFMVFVSGRMVPAFAMVTSAVEPRIRGSFMSVNSAIQQIASGAASYVAGLILYQNADKQFVNYELVGMISVLSLLFSVYLAKKIKISG comes from the coding sequence ATGAGCCAACCTCTTACCCATCCGCTTCATACGATCCAAAAAGAAAGAGCCATCATATTTATTTTAGCCGCATTACAGTTTTTACATGTTTTAGATTTTGTGATCATGATGCCCCTTGGGCCAGTATTTATGGAAAGTTTTAATATTGATGCTGCGGCATTTGGATTACTTGTGTCTTCCTATTCCATAAGTGCCGGAGTGTTTGGATTGATTGGTGCCTTGTTTTTAGATACCTTTGATCGTAAATTGAGTTTACTCGTTTTATTTTTTGGATTTTCATTTGGTACTTTTTTATGTGCCTTTGCCAATAGTTATGTTTTTTTACTCATCGCACGGGTGATCGCAGGTGGCTTCGGGGGAATGATTGGTGCCACGGTACTTTCCATCATTGGAGATATCATACCAGTGTTTCGAAGGGGCACTGCTACTGGTGTTGTGATGGGTTCCTTTTCTGTTGCTTCGGTAGTGGGCGTTCCTTTTGGATTAGAACTAGCTGAAAGATTCGGATGGCATTTTCCTTTTCTTTCTTTGGGGATTGCAGGTTTTTTAATTTTGCCCCTTGGTTATAAATTATTACCATCGATTCGTTATCATCTCGATTCAGACATAAAAGTAAAACAATCTCAGGTTAAGTCCTTACTATTGGTTTTGAAGAAAAAAGAACATTTCCCTCCGTTTATTTTTATGGTCTTTTTAATGTTTGGTGGGTTTACAGTGATTCCGTTTTTAAGTCCATTTTTAGTTTCTAATGTAGGTCTTTCCACAAAACAGATTCCATACATTTACTTCTTTGGTGGCCTTGTCACGTTTTTCACAAGTAGATACATTGGTAAACTAGCCGATCGATTCGGGAAATTTATTATTTATCAAATCGTCACTGTTCTTGCCATCATTCCAGTCATTTTGGTTGTCACTATGACAAAAACAGCCCTTCCCATGATTTTAGTTATCACAACCATTTTTATGGTATTTGTTTCTGGTAGGATGGTCCCTGCCTTTGCGATGGTCACATCGGCTGTGGAGCCTCGGATTCGAGGGAGTTTTATGTCTGTCAATTCAGCCATCCAACAGATTGCTTCAGGGGCCGCTTCTTACGTCGCAGGATTAATTCTTTACCAAAACGCAGATAAACAATTTGTGAATTATGAATTGGTAGGGATGATTTCGGTATTGAGTCTGTTGTTTAGTGTGTATTTAGCTAAAAAAATTAAAATCTCAGGTTGA
- a CDS encoding SDR family NAD(P)-dependent oxidoreductase, translating to MKYALITGASTGLGKDFAHSLAKLGYTPILVARNADRLKSLAAEIKQKYGLDGIVIAEDLSVPNAAEKIYKSVKKLKVQVSCLVNNAGYGLNGEFHKNSFSEESKMIQLNVTTLAELCHLFLQDMVTNKEGYILNVASTAAFQPGPLMTNYYATKAYVLSLSEGLAEEVREYGVTVSCLCPGPTKTEFFERAKMSDSKLVKSSILAMNSQDVVDIGLKALFGKKVVKIPGFLNFVLAESIRVTPRAMIRKIAKYLNKVG from the coding sequence ATGAAATATGCTTTAATCACAGGTGCATCTACGGGACTAGGAAAAGATTTTGCCCATTCGTTGGCAAAACTAGGTTATACTCCAATATTGGTAGCTAGGAATGCTGACAGACTCAAAAGTCTTGCGGCCGAAATCAAACAGAAGTATGGTTTAGACGGCATTGTCATCGCAGAAGATTTATCAGTTCCAAATGCTGCTGAAAAAATTTATAAATCAGTCAAAAAGTTAAAAGTACAAGTCAGTTGTTTGGTTAATAATGCTGGGTACGGTTTAAATGGAGAATTTCACAAAAATTCATTTTCAGAAGAATCAAAGATGATCCAACTGAATGTCACTACTTTGGCGGAATTATGCCATTTGTTTTTACAAGACATGGTGACAAATAAGGAAGGATACATTCTCAACGTGGCTTCTACTGCTGCCTTCCAACCAGGACCATTGATGACAAACTACTATGCCACCAAAGCATACGTACTCTCGTTAAGCGAAGGTTTAGCGGAAGAAGTTCGAGAGTATGGTGTAACCGTTTCCTGCCTATGCCCTGGTCCCACTAAAACAGAATTTTTTGAACGAGCAAAAATGTCAGATAGTAAGTTAGTGAAATCTTCGATATTAGCAATGAACTCCCAAGATGTTGTGGATATTGGTTTAAAGGCTTTATTTGGAAAGAAAGTCGTAAAAATTCCAGGTTTTTTGAACTTTGTATTAGCAGAGTCAATCCGTGTGACGCCAAGAGCAATGATTCGTAAAATAGCAAAGTATCTAAATAAAGTTGGTTGA
- a CDS encoding pyridoxal phosphate-dependent aminotransferase, which yields MTKNLFPFSNRFSSLGEIQSENSIHKTKSDLIESGIPIIELGNSNPTQLGLEFPPSVLTHILSNLNVSIYDPIPEGLESVRKEISSFYTNREIPTNPSNFHLTASTSEAYSFLFKLLTNPGDEILTPNPGYPLFSFLVGLENLKEVHYHLKEDPKTGRWVYDAESIANTISTKTKAIILVSPSNPTGSKTTESFWKEWESFGIQLPVIVDEVFEAYDYSGDSHFLPSKPNFPLFVCHGFSKMLALPQAKLAWILNLSPEPLQSEIQKKLSFITDTYLSVNSFIQSASFELLPWKTMVQNRIRTRVMRNIATCLNFAQGTPKIKTFHTPEAGWYFLLEFNVEKDDEIVVLEILKETKVSLHPGTWYGFSHNRCILVISLITEEETLEKGLNLLQFFFK from the coding sequence TTGACAAAAAATTTATTCCCGTTTTCAAATCGTTTTTCTTCGTTAGGGGAAATCCAATCTGAAAATTCTATTCATAAAACTAAATCAGATTTAATAGAATCGGGAATTCCAATCATTGAATTAGGAAATTCCAATCCAACACAATTGGGATTGGAGTTTCCACCTTCTGTTTTAACTCATATACTTTCTAACCTCAATGTAAGTATCTATGATCCAATTCCTGAAGGATTGGAATCTGTTCGAAAAGAAATTAGTTCCTTTTATACAAATCGAGAGATTCCAACAAATCCTTCCAATTTTCACCTAACAGCGAGCACTTCAGAAGCGTATTCATTTTTATTTAAATTACTAACGAATCCAGGTGATGAAATTTTAACACCAAATCCAGGATATCCCCTTTTTAGTTTTCTTGTAGGATTGGAAAACTTAAAAGAAGTCCATTACCATTTGAAAGAAGATCCTAAAACTGGCCGATGGGTATATGATGCGGAATCCATAGCGAATACGATCAGTACAAAAACGAAAGCCATCATTCTTGTCAGTCCCTCGAACCCAACAGGATCCAAAACCACAGAATCATTTTGGAAAGAATGGGAATCTTTTGGCATCCAATTGCCTGTGATTGTAGATGAAGTTTTTGAAGCATATGATTATTCTGGTGATTCTCATTTCCTACCTTCGAAACCGAATTTCCCATTATTTGTTTGTCATGGTTTTTCCAAAATGTTGGCTCTTCCCCAAGCCAAACTCGCTTGGATCTTGAATCTTTCTCCTGAGCCCCTCCAATCGGAGATTCAAAAAAAACTCAGTTTCATCACAGACACCTATCTTTCGGTAAATTCATTCATCCAATCAGCTTCTTTTGAGTTGTTACCTTGGAAAACAATGGTTCAAAATAGAATTCGAACAAGAGTTATGCGAAATATTGCAACTTGTTTAAATTTTGCACAAGGAACCCCTAAAATTAAAACTTTTCACACACCAGAAGCAGGATGGTATTTTTTACTCGAGTTCAATGTAGAAAAAGATGATGAAATTGTGGTGTTAGAGATACTAAAAGAGACCAAAGTATCCTTACACCCAGGAACTTGGTACGGATTTTCGCATAACAGGTGTATTCTTGTAATTAGTTTAATCACAGAAGAAGAAACCTTAGAAAAAGGACTCAACTTACTTCAGTTCTTTTTTAAATAA
- a CDS encoding patatin-like phospholipase family protein — translation MLSLGRGLELAEFMGVREQVLQTLVKIFPTYDASLAIAGGGCKAFYALGVGKTLREWGVRFTELSGVSAGAAMALCILSQTEEESVEYFEEITKRNSRNFHFSNLLRGESTFPHEDMYRRTIRFGMRFDRVLESGAKIWIHSVKAHPKEDSLKNKFRLARLISETGRAFILDDRDRSEGIPANRIAEIIKKWNMEDVDFTEKDFVNSETIEQFILNSSSIPPIVDFQSVGNEYYLDGGLTNNMMIETFSPKAKIIGIHYEPNTIVGKDPDLLARSFLITPSKPLPITSFDYTNPKGVRETFELGKADALAKKSEIINYLKKN, via the coding sequence ATGCTTTCGTTGGGAAGGGGATTAGAATTAGCCGAATTTATGGGCGTCCGTGAACAAGTTTTACAAACATTAGTCAAAATATTTCCTACTTACGACGCCTCACTTGCGATTGCAGGTGGAGGTTGTAAGGCGTTTTATGCACTGGGTGTAGGGAAAACTCTGAGAGAGTGGGGAGTGCGATTCACGGAGTTATCTGGTGTGTCTGCTGGTGCTGCGATGGCTCTTTGTATTTTGTCCCAAACAGAGGAAGAATCCGTTGAATACTTCGAAGAAATCACCAAACGGAATTCTAGAAATTTTCATTTTTCAAATTTGTTACGTGGGGAGTCCACATTTCCACACGAGGATATGTATCGACGAACCATTCGTTTCGGAATGCGTTTTGATCGAGTTTTAGAATCGGGTGCCAAAATTTGGATCCATTCTGTGAAAGCACATCCAAAAGAAGATTCTTTAAAAAACAAATTTCGATTGGCTCGTTTGATTTCAGAAACTGGCCGGGCCTTTATATTAGATGACAGGGACCGCTCAGAAGGAATCCCAGCCAACCGCATCGCAGAAATCATCAAAAAGTGGAATATGGAAGATGTAGACTTTACAGAAAAGGATTTTGTAAATTCAGAAACCATTGAGCAATTCATTTTGAATTCTTCTTCCATTCCTCCCATCGTTGACTTTCAATCCGTTGGCAACGAATACTACTTAGATGGAGGACTCACAAACAATATGATGATCGAAACCTTCTCTCCGAAGGCAAAAATCATAGGAATTCATTACGAACCAAATACAATTGTAGGAAAAGATCCCGATTTACTAGCAAGGTCGTTTTTAATCACACCTTCCAAACCTCTTCCCATCACTTCCTTCGATTACACCAATCCCAAAGGTGTTAGAGAAACATTTGAATTAGGGAAAGCGGACGCATTGGCAAAAAAATCAGAGATCATCAATTATTTAAAAAAGAACTGA
- a CDS encoding LIC_11321 family protein has product MRTTFAIFLIYVSVLSLWADPRQELPPSLGDLKGQDKSVRQPPDRKDKKGCCKIKYPAGGYDFFLATEEDCRASLYFDRFLGENNTLCFRWEGD; this is encoded by the coding sequence ATGCGTACAACGTTTGCGATTTTCCTTATCTATGTCAGCGTTTTGAGTCTGTGGGCTGATCCAAGACAGGAATTACCCCCAAGTCTTGGCGACCTCAAAGGCCAAGACAAATCCGTTCGACAACCACCTGATAGAAAAGACAAAAAAGGTTGTTGTAAAATCAAATACCCTGCGGGAGGGTATGACTTCTTTCTGGCAACGGAAGAAGATTGTCGTGCAAGTTTGTATTTTGACAGGTTTCTGGGAGAAAACAATACACTATGCTTTCGTTGGGAAGGGGATTAG
- a CDS encoding YjgN family protein gives MSNTRLQYHATGGQLFMLFLKNMFLTVVTLGIYSFWARTNIQKFMAENLEWAGERFSFHGTGKERFIGFLKAAGIFVVLYIAIMIILWIANKIPVPYFATIIGIVLYLGVVLALVPIIIVGGRKYITSRTGYRNLRFGFDGKIIEVAKIYGKGILLTIVTLGIYYPWFFAEKEAYIQSKTRYGNTNFGFSADGKEIFFLYLKGILLSIVTVGIYYSWFLADVQNYIWNRTSFQGKKFRSDLTGGKIFVNFLIAYLIILFTLGIGFAWAVVRLTKLFIESVSLEAEVDFSTISAQPDATANATAEGLEALAETLEAFLS, from the coding sequence ATGAGCAATACAAGACTACAATACCACGCCACTGGCGGACAACTCTTCATGCTATTTTTGAAGAATATGTTTCTAACGGTAGTGACTTTAGGGATCTACAGCTTTTGGGCAAGGACCAACATCCAAAAGTTTATGGCAGAGAATTTGGAATGGGCTGGTGAACGTTTTTCCTTTCATGGAACTGGAAAAGAAAGATTCATCGGGTTTTTAAAAGCCGCAGGAATTTTCGTCGTACTTTACATCGCGATCATGATCATACTTTGGATCGCAAACAAAATTCCCGTCCCTTACTTCGCTACAATCATCGGGATCGTATTGTATTTGGGAGTGGTGTTGGCACTTGTTCCTATCATCATCGTTGGTGGTAGAAAGTACATCACTTCCCGCACTGGGTATCGGAATCTTCGATTTGGATTTGATGGTAAAATCATAGAAGTTGCAAAAATTTATGGAAAAGGGATTCTCCTCACTATCGTTACACTTGGAATCTATTATCCATGGTTTTTTGCAGAAAAAGAAGCGTACATCCAAAGCAAAACTCGTTATGGAAATACAAATTTTGGTTTTTCTGCAGATGGTAAGGAAATTTTCTTTTTATACTTAAAAGGAATCCTTCTTAGCATCGTGACAGTCGGAATTTATTATTCTTGGTTTTTGGCTGACGTCCAAAACTACATTTGGAATCGCACTAGTTTCCAAGGCAAAAAATTTAGATCTGATCTCACTGGCGGAAAGATTTTTGTGAATTTTCTGATCGCTTATTTGATCATTCTATTCACACTCGGTATTGGATTTGCTTGGGCTGTGGTTCGATTGACAAAATTGTTCATCGAATCTGTGAGTTTAGAAGCAGAAGTTGACTTCTCAACGATTTCTGCCCAACCAGATGCAACTGCAAATGCTACCGCGGAAGGATTGGAAGCACTTGCGGAAACTTTAGAAGCCTTCCTATCTTAA
- a CDS encoding M48 family metallopeptidase, whose product MFQNQTFTSRYFNGVSAVPEEGTVLVHGQTVQFTSSDTHHKLNISQFTEFTQTHKGCKLILLPDETKESPVLEIFCTKAESKLLEKIWIQNKKSQSHSSALFYSIREMNPIVLGILSLTVVSIVGFFYFKGLELVTNVIPLSMDKSLGDSVQLKMESQFEKCDSKATDRFFAEALKKIVPKDSKHEFQVSVIASTVPNAFALSNGKIYFFSGLLNEAESQEEVIGVLAHEIAHVEKRHHMRNLVKAGGTSLAISLVVGPGLGNMEFLETFTEIGSTILVLKFSRDFETEADKTSIEYLKAQNMSTDGLLSFFKRMETLENDETESDQSATSAKEGDSTVSQITDFLSTHPATKERMKTLETLIQKGKKGNIKKVVSDKTWNEVQTVCLNLKNSDSK is encoded by the coding sequence TTGTTTCAAAACCAAACATTTACATCACGATATTTTAATGGTGTCTCGGCGGTCCCTGAAGAGGGGACCGTTCTTGTCCATGGCCAAACTGTCCAATTCACATCATCTGATACTCATCATAAATTAAATATTTCCCAATTTACAGAATTCACACAGACGCATAAGGGCTGTAAGTTGATTCTTCTTCCAGACGAAACCAAAGAAAGTCCAGTTTTGGAAATTTTTTGTACAAAAGCAGAATCCAAACTATTAGAAAAAATTTGGATCCAAAACAAAAAATCACAAAGTCATTCCAGTGCTCTTTTTTACTCCATTCGCGAAATGAACCCGATCGTTCTTGGAATCCTATCGCTTACGGTAGTTTCCATCGTTGGTTTTTTCTATTTTAAAGGACTAGAACTCGTTACCAATGTCATTCCTCTTTCGATGGACAAATCGTTGGGAGATTCCGTTCAATTGAAAATGGAATCGCAATTTGAAAAATGTGATTCAAAAGCAACGGATCGTTTTTTCGCAGAAGCACTTAAAAAAATAGTTCCAAAAGATAGCAAACATGAGTTTCAAGTTTCGGTGATTGCTTCCACCGTTCCCAATGCCTTTGCCTTATCCAATGGTAAAATTTATTTTTTCTCAGGATTACTGAACGAAGCCGAGTCACAAGAAGAGGTGATAGGTGTGTTAGCACATGAAATTGCCCATGTGGAAAAAAGACACCATATGCGGAATTTGGTCAAAGCTGGTGGAACTTCGCTTGCGATCAGTTTGGTGGTAGGTCCTGGTTTAGGGAATATGGAATTTTTAGAAACCTTCACAGAAATTGGTTCCACTATTTTGGTATTGAAGTTTTCCAGAGACTTTGAAACAGAAGCGGACAAAACTTCTATCGAATATCTAAAAGCACAAAATATGTCTACAGATGGACTCCTTAGTTTTTTCAAACGAATGGAAACATTGGAAAATGATGAAACCGAATCGGATCAATCTGCTACCAGTGCGAAAGAAGGTGACTCTACTGTTAGTCAAATCACAGATTTTTTAAGTACGCACCCCGCGACAAAAGAAAGGATGAAAACATTAGAGACTTTGATTCAGAAAGGTAAAAAAGGGAACATCAAAAAAGTGGTTTCTGATAAGACTTGGAATGAAGTTCAAACGGTTTGTTTGAATTTAAAAAATTCGGATTCCAAATGA
- a CDS encoding GDP-mannose 4,6-dehydratase, whose amino-acid sequence MKKKQTLITGASGFVGSYLLPALKTHGSYEIHCFQGDIRSRETVEDQLKKVQPDILIHLAAQAFVPNAIANPWETEEINVGGTLNLLEILHRLQKPCKMLYVSSADVYGKQNMDVLPLEESLLPKPVNPYAGSKLAAESFCRQYSEYSPSVSVVIARPFNHIGIGQRKEFVIPNFCSQIIEAKYAGKKEILVGDLAPTRDFSHVEDIVAGYLTLIERGESGEIYNICSGEERSIRYMVEELVKFSGENIKFLVDESRVRSSETSRVYGNNQKLKSLGWKNKHSLSETLKEIYDHLESEFFKFKQTV is encoded by the coding sequence ATGAAAAAAAAACAAACTTTAATCACCGGAGCCAGTGGATTTGTGGGAAGTTATCTCCTCCCTGCACTCAAAACCCATGGTAGTTATGAAATTCATTGCTTTCAAGGTGACATTCGAAGCCGAGAAACCGTAGAGGATCAGTTAAAAAAAGTCCAACCAGATATTTTGATCCATTTAGCTGCCCAGGCATTTGTTCCCAATGCCATCGCGAATCCCTGGGAAACTGAAGAAATCAATGTTGGCGGCACCTTAAATCTTTTAGAAATTTTACATCGATTACAAAAACCATGTAAGATGTTGTACGTTTCATCAGCTGATGTTTACGGAAAACAAAACATGGATGTCCTTCCCTTGGAAGAGTCCTTATTGCCAAAACCAGTCAATCCTTATGCAGGAAGCAAATTAGCAGCAGAATCATTTTGTCGGCAATACTCTGAATATAGTCCTTCTGTTTCCGTTGTGATCGCACGTCCCTTCAATCATATTGGGATCGGCCAAAGAAAAGAATTTGTGATTCCAAATTTTTGTTCGCAAATCATCGAAGCAAAATATGCGGGGAAAAAAGAAATTTTAGTGGGTGATTTAGCACCGACTCGTGACTTTTCTCATGTGGAGGATATCGTTGCTGGTTATCTGACTCTGATCGAAAGGGGAGAATCGGGAGAAATATATAACATTTGTTCTGGAGAAGAACGTAGCATCCGTTATATGGTAGAAGAACTCGTAAAATTTTCTGGCGAAAATATTAAATTTTTAGTAGATGAAAGCAGAGTTCGTTCCTCCGAAACATCTCGGGTGTATGGTAACAATCAAAAACTAAAATCGTTAGGGTGGAAAAACAAACATAGTTTGAGTGAAACTCTAAAGGAAATTTATGATCATTTGGAATCCGAATTTTTTAAATTCAAACAAACCGTTTGA